A window of the Pedobacter cryoconitis genome harbors these coding sequences:
- the tsaD gene encoding tRNA (adenosine(37)-N6)-threonylcarbamoyltransferase complex transferase subunit TsaD yields MSVILAIESSCDETSVAICNNGKITANVIANQTIHENYGGVVPELASRVHQQNIVPVIQQALIDAKVSKKDINAIAFTRGPGLLGSLLVGVSFAKSFALALDLPLIAVNHMHAHILAHFIDDPKPLFPFLCLTVSGGHTQIVLVKDYFDMEIVGESLDDAAGEAFDKTAKILNLPYPGGPLIDLHAAKGNPLAYKFPEPQIKDLNYSFSGLKTAILYFIRAQEKINPDFIQENLNDICASVQHSIVHILLNKVKKAAKQYNIKEIAIAGGVSANTGLRKALEEKSVELGWKVFIPAFQFCTDNAAMIAIAGHYKFINQEFVGQDIAPASRMEF; encoded by the coding sequence GTGTCAGTAATACTTGCTATCGAATCCTCTTGTGATGAAACTTCTGTTGCTATTTGTAATAACGGCAAAATTACTGCCAATGTTATTGCAAACCAAACTATTCATGAAAATTATGGTGGTGTAGTTCCTGAATTAGCTTCAAGAGTTCACCAACAGAATATTGTACCAGTAATTCAGCAGGCATTAATCGATGCTAAAGTTAGCAAAAAGGATATAAATGCCATAGCTTTTACCAGGGGACCGGGATTATTGGGGTCTTTATTGGTAGGGGTATCCTTTGCCAAATCTTTTGCCCTTGCTTTAGACCTGCCGCTTATCGCTGTGAATCATATGCACGCGCATATTCTCGCGCATTTTATTGATGATCCGAAACCATTATTTCCATTTTTATGTTTGACAGTTTCTGGTGGACATACGCAAATTGTTTTAGTGAAAGACTATTTTGATATGGAAATAGTAGGGGAATCACTGGATGATGCTGCGGGTGAAGCATTTGATAAGACTGCCAAGATCCTGAATCTTCCTTATCCTGGCGGGCCGCTGATTGATTTGCATGCAGCAAAAGGTAATCCGCTGGCTTATAAATTTCCTGAACCTCAGATCAAAGATTTGAATTATAGTTTTAGTGGTTTAAAGACAGCGATATTATATTTTATCAGAGCGCAGGAAAAGATAAATCCTGATTTTATTCAGGAAAACCTGAATGATATTTGTGCTTCTGTACAACATAGTATTGTACATATCTTATTAAATAAGGTGAAGAAAGCAGCAAAGCAATATAATATTAAAGAGATTGCAATTGCTGGTGGTGTTTCTGCCAATACAGGATTGCGCAAGGCACTGGAAGAGAAGTCTGTGGAGCTGGGCTGGAAGGTTTTTATTCCTGCGTTTCAGTTTTGTACGGATAACGCAGCAATGATTGCTATTGCAGGTCATTATAAGTTTATAAATCAAGAATTTGTTGGTCAGGATATTGCTCCTGCATCAAGAATGGAATTTTAA
- the uvrA gene encoding excinuclease ABC subunit UvrA, whose product MSKETEKDPHKNIIIKGARVHNLKNIDVAIPKNKLVVITGMSGSGKSSLAFDTLYAEGQRRYVESLSSYARQFMGRMNKPDVDYIKGIAPAIAIEQKVITSNPRSTVGTSTEIYDYLKLLFSRIGKTISPESGAVVKKDTVSTVVDFVSKLGEDSVATIFCPLHPHNNRSVKEELAVLLQKGFLRVYLGDTVHKIEAVLEDEQFKDTELKDAETIKILIDRIVFHDDDETMSRLADSIQTAFFEGKGDCYVEHEGKITHFCDRFELDGIRFEEPTPNFFSFNNPYGACKRCEGYGNVIGIDEDLVVPDKSKSLYDNAIAPWRGEKMREWLNKLIKNASKFDFPIHRPFNELTEKEQRLIWTGNKYFEGLDAFFEELEQQTYKIQYRVMLSRYRGKTICPDCKGSRLRKDASYVKIGGKSIVDVVLMPLSIIQDFFDNLELSETDVKISKRLLAEVTSRVLYLNNVGLGYLTLNRLSNTLSGGESQRINLATSLGSSLVGSIYVLDEPSIGLHPRDTNKLIEVLQSLRNVGNTVIVVEHEEEMMRAADHIIDIGPEAGTLGGNLVFTGTYKEIIKDKKSLTGKYLSGEENIAIPAVRRKWADHILIKGARENNLKNIEVKFPLGVFTVVSGVSGSGKTSLIKKILYPALQKAIGNYAGEQTGLYDGIFGNYELISQVEMVDQNPIGRSSRSNPVTYVKAWDDVRALFSALPAAKAAGLKPAAFSFNVEGGRCDVCQGEGEVKIEMQFMADIYLPCEACGGRRFKQQILDITYQDKNVADILDLTIDEAVGFFKNEPKILNKLQPLVDVGLGYVHLGQSSNTLSGGEAQRIKLASFLIKGNSASKTMFIFDEPTTGLHFHDIKKLLIALNTLIEQGNTILVIEHNMDMIKSADWVIDIGPEGGDGGGSVVFEGTPEDLIGTKGSYTAKYLLPHLKPSLV is encoded by the coding sequence ATGAGTAAGGAAACGGAGAAAGATCCACATAAAAACATTATTATCAAGGGTGCCAGGGTACATAACCTCAAGAATATTGATGTTGCAATACCAAAAAACAAGCTGGTAGTCATCACCGGAATGTCGGGTTCAGGGAAATCTTCCCTTGCCTTTGACACGCTGTATGCTGAAGGACAAAGAAGATATGTAGAAAGTCTTTCTTCTTATGCCCGCCAGTTTATGGGCCGGATGAACAAGCCGGATGTTGATTATATTAAAGGTATTGCCCCTGCCATCGCAATTGAACAGAAAGTAATTACGTCCAATCCGAGATCTACGGTTGGAACTTCAACAGAAATTTACGATTATCTGAAGTTGCTTTTTTCCAGAATCGGCAAAACTATTTCGCCGGAATCGGGAGCTGTAGTGAAAAAGGATACGGTAAGTACGGTTGTTGATTTTGTATCCAAACTTGGAGAGGATAGCGTGGCTACAATTTTCTGCCCGCTTCATCCGCACAATAACAGATCTGTTAAGGAGGAGCTGGCTGTATTGTTACAGAAGGGATTTCTAAGGGTTTACCTTGGGGATACGGTTCATAAAATTGAAGCTGTACTGGAAGATGAGCAGTTTAAGGATACGGAGCTTAAGGATGCTGAGACGATCAAGATCCTGATTGACCGGATTGTTTTCCATGATGATGATGAAACGATGAGCCGGTTGGCTGATTCTATTCAGACTGCCTTTTTTGAAGGTAAGGGCGATTGTTATGTGGAGCATGAGGGTAAAATCACTCATTTCTGTGATCGTTTTGAATTGGATGGGATTCGTTTTGAGGAGCCTACACCAAATTTCTTTAGTTTCAATAATCCTTATGGTGCTTGTAAGCGTTGTGAGGGGTATGGAAATGTGATTGGAATTGACGAGGATCTGGTTGTTCCTGATAAGAGCAAGAGTCTTTATGATAATGCAATTGCACCGTGGCGTGGTGAAAAAATGCGGGAGTGGTTAAATAAGCTGATCAAGAATGCTTCGAAGTTTGATTTTCCTATTCACAGACCTTTTAATGAGTTAACGGAGAAGGAACAGCGGTTAATCTGGACGGGTAATAAATATTTTGAAGGACTGGATGCCTTTTTTGAGGAGCTGGAACAGCAGACTTATAAGATACAGTACAGAGTGATGTTGTCGCGTTACCGCGGAAAAACTATTTGCCCGGATTGTAAGGGTTCAAGGTTGCGTAAAGATGCTTCTTATGTAAAGATTGGCGGAAAGTCGATTGTGGATGTGGTATTAATGCCTTTATCTATTATCCAGGATTTCTTTGATAACCTGGAGCTTTCTGAAACGGATGTTAAGATTTCAAAGCGTTTACTGGCGGAGGTAACGAGCCGTGTGTTATACTTGAATAATGTCGGTTTAGGGTATTTAACTTTAAACAGGTTGTCGAATACGCTTTCGGGTGGGGAGTCTCAGCGTATTAATTTAGCAACTTCACTGGGCAGTAGTTTGGTGGGGTCTATTTATGTGCTGGATGAGCCTAGTATTGGTTTGCATCCAAGGGACACGAATAAGCTGATCGAGGTATTACAGTCTTTACGAAATGTTGGAAACACAGTAATTGTGGTGGAGCATGAGGAGGAGATGATGAGGGCTGCGGACCATATTATTGACATCGGCCCTGAGGCGGGTACTTTAGGTGGAAACCTGGTGTTTACGGGTACTTATAAGGAGATTATTAAGGATAAAAAGAGTTTGACGGGGAAATACTTGTCGGGCGAAGAGAATATAGCAATTCCTGCGGTGAGAAGAAAATGGGCTGACCATATTCTGATTAAGGGGGCACGAGAGAATAATCTTAAGAATATTGAGGTGAAGTTTCCACTTGGTGTTTTTACGGTAGTAAGCGGGGTTTCGGGATCGGGTAAAACGAGCTTGATCAAGAAGATTTTATATCCTGCGCTGCAAAAGGCAATTGGTAATTATGCTGGTGAACAGACTGGTTTGTATGATGGGATATTCGGCAATTATGAGCTGATCAGCCAGGTAGAAATGGTGGATCAGAATCCGATTGGCCGTTCTTCGCGTTCTAATCCTGTCACGTATGTGAAGGCTTGGGACGATGTCCGTGCTTTGTTTTCTGCTTTGCCTGCTGCGAAGGCGGCGGGGTTAAAGCCTGCTGCGTTTTCTTTTAATGTGGAGGGTGGCCGTTGTGATGTTTGCCAGGGTGAGGGTGAGGTGAAGATTGAGATGCAGTTTATGGCGGATATTTACTTGCCTTGTGAGGCTTGTGGTGGCCGCAGGTTCAAGCAGCAGATTCTTGATATTACTTATCAGGATAAGAATGTGGCTGATATCCTGGATTTAACGATTGATGAAGCGGTAGGGTTTTTTAAGAATGAGCCAAAGATTTTGAATAAGTTACAGCCGCTTGTTGATGTTGGTTTGGGGTATGTTCATTTGGGACAGAGTTCTAATACTTTGTCTGGTGGTGAGGCGCAGCGGATCAAGCTGGCTTCGTTTTTAATTAAGGGAAATAGTGCGAGTAAAACGATGTTCATTTTTGATGAACCGACTACTGGTTTGCATTTCCATGATATTAAGAAGTTGTTGATTGCTTTGAATACGTTGATTGAGCAGGGAAATACGATTTTAGTGATCGAGCATAATATGGATATGATCAAGTCTGCGGATTGGGTGATTGATATCGGGCCTGAGGGTGGTGATGGTGGTGGCAGTGTTGTTTTTGAGGGAACGCCTGAGGATCTGATTGGTACAAAGGGTTCTTATACTGCGAAGTATTTATTGCCGCATTTGAAGCCTTCTTTGGTTTAA
- a CDS encoding RNA polymerase sigma factor: MKLQSYSDQELVKLYLKGNESVLEELLNRYKSKIYTSIYLLVKDQYLAEDIFQDAFIKVINTLRSGRYNEEGKFLPWVMRIAHNLVIDYFRREKRAPVITSADGTDVLNMLQIHEENAEDKLLREQTHTDLRVLIQLLPDEQKEVLIMRHYADLSFKEIADLTDVSINTALGRMRYALSNLRKMMKVKEVT, translated from the coding sequence ATGAAGTTACAATCATATAGTGATCAGGAATTAGTGAAGTTATACCTGAAAGGAAATGAATCAGTTCTTGAAGAACTCCTGAACAGATACAAATCCAAGATATACACTTCTATATATTTACTGGTTAAAGATCAGTATTTAGCAGAAGACATTTTTCAGGATGCTTTTATTAAAGTCATCAATACCCTCCGCTCAGGAAGGTACAACGAAGAAGGTAAATTTTTACCATGGGTGATGCGTATTGCCCACAACTTAGTCATCGATTATTTCAGACGTGAAAAACGTGCGCCGGTTATTACCAGTGCAGATGGGACTGATGTACTCAATATGCTGCAAATTCACGAAGAAAATGCAGAAGATAAATTACTGAGAGAACAAACCCATACCGACCTGCGCGTACTGATCCAGCTTCTTCCTGATGAACAGAAAGAAGTGCTGATTATGCGCCATTACGCAGACCTTAGTTTTAAAGAAATAGCGGATCTGACCGATGTAAGTATCAATACGGCATTAGGCCGGATGAGATATGCTTTGAGTAATCTTCGTAAAATGATGAAAGTAAAGGAAGTAACCTAG
- a CDS encoding LysE family transporter, translating into MLFLTLFLGIILNSIGYIPPGNINLTVVQITITRGIKQALYFILAFSAVEVLFTFGVMRFVQWLSSEIKVGNYIDVVMIVMFTVLGVITWRSRKEMPKADYSKKDSIRYGMLLGVLNPMQIPYWLFVGTYLISHEWIDIGYLSLTVFSIGSGIGAAVALYGFARFAQYIQTKFALSSYVVNRAIALLFFALSAYHVVKLGLVYLGK; encoded by the coding sequence ATGCTTTTTCTAACCTTATTCCTCGGGATAATTCTAAATTCGATAGGGTATATCCCGCCTGGAAATATCAACCTTACGGTGGTACAGATAACTATTACTCGTGGTATAAAACAGGCTTTGTATTTTATCCTGGCTTTTTCTGCGGTAGAGGTTTTGTTCACTTTTGGTGTAATGAGGTTTGTGCAGTGGTTGTCGAGCGAGATTAAAGTGGGCAATTATATTGATGTCGTGATGATTGTGATGTTCACGGTGCTGGGGGTGATCACGTGGCGGTCAAGGAAGGAAATGCCTAAGGCTGATTATTCGAAAAAGGATAGTATCAGGTATGGGATGTTACTTGGGGTGCTTAATCCAATGCAGATTCCTTATTGGTTGTTTGTGGGGACGTACTTGATTTCTCATGAGTGGATTGATATTGGATATTTGTCGTTAACGGTGTTTAGTATCGGGTCGGGAATTGGCGCCGCTGTAGCTTTGTATGGTTTTGCAAGGTTTGCTCAATATATTCAAACGAAGTTCGCTTTAAGTAGTTATGTGGTCAATAGGGCAATCGCGTTGTTGTTCTTCGCACTTTCCGCTTATCATGTTGTTAAGCTTGGGCTGGTGTACTTAGGGAAATAA
- the recA gene encoding recombinase RecA yields MIPNPDKLKALQLTLDKLEKSYGKGAVMKLGDTPTESIESISTGSITLDIALGIGGVPKGRVIEIYGPESSGKTTLATHIIAEAQKKGGVAAFIDAEHAFDKFYAKKLGVDVDNLLIAQPDNGEQALEIADNLIRSGAIDVIVIDSVAALVPKAEIEGEMGDSKMGLQARLMSQALRKLTGTIAKTGCCCIFINQLREKIGVMFGNPETTTGGNALKFYASVRLDIRRTSQIKDADEVSGNRVKVKIVKNKVAPPFRIAEFDIMFGQGISKVGEIIDLGVDFNIVKKAGSWFSYGETKLGQGRDAVKQLLLDNPELADEIERKIREEVTGEKLEELL; encoded by the coding sequence ATGATCCCAAACCCAGATAAATTAAAAGCATTACAACTTACATTAGATAAGTTAGAAAAATCTTACGGTAAAGGTGCCGTGATGAAATTAGGTGATACACCTACTGAATCTATTGAGTCTATCTCAACCGGCTCTATTACCTTAGATATCGCTTTAGGTATTGGTGGTGTACCAAAAGGACGTGTGATCGAGATTTACGGTCCTGAATCTTCTGGTAAAACTACTTTGGCAACCCATATCATTGCTGAAGCACAGAAAAAAGGTGGTGTTGCCGCATTTATTGATGCAGAACACGCTTTCGATAAATTCTATGCAAAGAAATTAGGTGTAGATGTAGACAACCTGTTAATTGCACAACCAGATAACGGTGAGCAAGCTTTAGAAATCGCTGACAACCTGATCAGATCAGGAGCTATTGATGTAATCGTAATTGACTCGGTTGCAGCTTTAGTACCGAAAGCAGAGATCGAAGGTGAAATGGGTGACTCTAAAATGGGTCTTCAGGCCCGTTTAATGTCTCAGGCTTTAAGAAAACTAACAGGAACAATCGCTAAAACAGGATGTTGCTGTATCTTCATCAACCAGTTACGTGAAAAAATTGGTGTGATGTTCGGTAACCCGGAAACAACAACTGGTGGTAATGCCTTAAAATTCTACGCTTCTGTACGTCTTGACATCAGAAGAACTTCTCAGATTAAAGATGCTGATGAAGTTTCAGGTAACAGAGTAAAAGTAAAAATCGTTAAGAACAAAGTAGCTCCTCCATTCCGAATTGCAGAATTCGATATTATGTTTGGTCAGGGAATCTCTAAAGTTGGTGAGATCATCGACTTAGGTGTAGATTTCAATATCGTTAAAAAAGCAGGTTCATGGTTCTCTTACGGTGAAACTAAATTAGGACAAGGAAGAGATGCTGTTAAACAATTACTATTGGACAATCCAGAATTAGCTGACGAAATCGAAAGAAAAATCAGAGAAGAAGTAACTGGTGAGAAATTAGAAGAATTGTTGTAA
- the nth gene encoding endonuclease III encodes MLKKERYKQFVAYFSAKQPDAETELHYNNPFQLLVAVILSAQCTDKRINQVTPALFQRFPNAKALAEVTPDIVFDYIRSVSYPNNKAKHLVGMANMLLNEFNNVVPSDIGQLQKMPGVGRKTANVIASVIYNAPAMAVDTHVFRVANRIGLTTGKTPLAVEKDLVKYLPEETIHVAHHWLILHGRYVCVARSPKCNICEITSICKYYEKLNKSAKAISQETHQIQQF; translated from the coding sequence ATGCTTAAAAAAGAAAGGTATAAACAATTTGTAGCCTATTTTTCTGCTAAACAGCCTGATGCTGAAACAGAACTTCATTACAATAACCCTTTTCAGCTGCTGGTCGCAGTAATTTTATCTGCACAATGCACCGATAAAAGAATCAACCAGGTTACCCCCGCTTTATTCCAACGCTTCCCGAATGCGAAAGCACTCGCAGAAGTTACCCCTGACATCGTTTTTGATTATATCAGGAGTGTAAGTTATCCGAACAACAAAGCGAAACACCTGGTAGGTATGGCCAACATGCTGTTAAATGAATTTAATAATGTAGTGCCTTCAGATATCGGCCAATTGCAGAAAATGCCCGGTGTAGGCAGGAAAACAGCCAATGTAATTGCATCAGTAATTTACAATGCACCAGCAATGGCCGTAGACACGCATGTATTCCGTGTAGCCAACCGTATCGGGCTCACTACTGGAAAAACCCCACTGGCAGTAGAAAAAGATCTGGTTAAATATTTACCAGAAGAAACTATTCATGTTGCCCATCACTGGCTGATCCTTCATGGCAGGTATGTATGTGTTGCGCGTTCTCCAAAATGCAATATTTGTGAGATCACTTCGATCTGTAAATATTATGAGAAACTGAACAAATCAGCTAAAGCTATTAGCCAGGAAACCCATCAAATTCAACAATTTTAG